In Candidatus Sulfurimonas marisnigri, a single genomic region encodes these proteins:
- a CDS encoding PhnD/SsuA/transferrin family substrate-binding protein, whose protein sequence is MIKVILISLFCFFVLLPADTLHVGSDASSVNDVNIKDMTIATDVWLKEIAKEINLDTSTTIYENPAHMAQDFADGKLDYVAAFGLVFVKYFDLSKLSDGFAQAFLNGEKETFVVVVNKESGINTLSDLEGKSISIQEYDEAAKLYIEYKIKEKLENLTTKFETYPSRQRALLKLFFGKVKAAVSTNKSYALATELNPQIGQKLKIIEITNLQATTFGFLSKSMNENTKKLISNGAKNIHKTKRGRQLLTLYKTEMISDSKLEDLKPFQELYDKTNHLNKKGK, encoded by the coding sequence ATGATAAAAGTTATATTAATTTCACTCTTTTGTTTTTTTGTACTCTTACCTGCAGATACACTTCATGTAGGCTCAGACGCTAGTTCCGTAAATGATGTAAATATAAAAGATATGACAATAGCTACGGATGTTTGGTTAAAAGAGATTGCAAAAGAGATAAATTTAGATACGAGTACCACAATATATGAAAACCCAGCACATATGGCACAAGATTTTGCAGATGGCAAGCTTGATTATGTAGCTGCTTTTGGTCTGGTCTTTGTAAAATATTTTGATTTATCTAAGCTCTCAGATGGTTTTGCTCAAGCTTTTTTAAATGGTGAAAAAGAGACTTTTGTCGTTGTAGTAAATAAAGAGAGTGGCATCAATACTCTAAGTGATTTGGAAGGTAAATCTATATCCATTCAAGAATATGATGAAGCAGCTAAGCTTTATATAGAGTATAAAATCAAGGAAAAACTAGAAAATCTCACTACAAAGTTTGAGACATATCCAAGCCGTCAAAGAGCACTATTAAAACTATTTTTTGGCAAAGTGAAGGCTGCTGTGAGCACAAATAAGTCTTACGCTCTTGCAACAGAGTTAAATCCCCAGATTGGACAAAAACTAAAAATTATAGAAATTACAAATTTACAAGCTACGACATTTGGTTTTTTGAGTAAATCTATGAACGAAAATACAAAAAAATTGATAAGTAATGGAGCGAAAAATATACACAAAACTAAAAGAGGGAGACAGCTTTTAACATTATATAAAACTGAGATGATCTCAGATTCAAAATTAGAAGACTTGAAGCCATTTCAGGAGCTTTACGACAAAACAAACCATCTTAACAAAAAAGGAAAATAG
- a CDS encoding PhnD/SsuA/transferrin family substrate-binding protein translates to MIRLIAFILLLFSNLLATTYHIAYDSSAMSKFSKKDMIIASDVWLKEITKGTGYKLDFKYYDDMSEMAADINAGKLDFITGFGLNFIKYFDLSKLEDGFGSGFLNGEKETFVLIVNKKSGIESWSGLKDRKIGLDENDEIAKLYIQSKMYETFQTKEIKLVPIASRQRALLKLFFGKVDAVIATNKSFDLMKELNPQVEKKLKIIDYTQLQATSFGFFRKGIDAKMKTTLTSVSKGLGNDERGKQLLMLYKSQIIVETKLEDLKPIKDLYEKSFILRQESK, encoded by the coding sequence ATGATACGACTGATAGCTTTTATCTTATTGCTATTTAGCAATTTATTAGCAACAACTTATCATATTGCGTATGATTCAAGTGCTATGAGCAAATTTAGTAAAAAAGATATGATTATAGCTAGCGATGTTTGGTTAAAAGAGATTACCAAGGGGACTGGGTACAAACTTGATTTCAAATATTATGATGACATGTCAGAGATGGCGGCTGATATAAATGCAGGCAAATTGGATTTTATAACAGGTTTTGGCTTGAACTTTATAAAGTATTTTGACCTCTCAAAACTCGAGGATGGGTTTGGTTCTGGTTTTTTAAATGGTGAAAAAGAAACTTTTGTGCTGATTGTTAACAAAAAAAGCGGTATTGAATCATGGAGTGGACTAAAAGATAGAAAAATAGGTTTAGATGAAAACGATGAGATAGCAAAGCTTTATATACAAAGTAAAATGTATGAAACTTTTCAAACAAAAGAGATTAAGTTAGTTCCTATTGCAAGTCGTCAAAGAGCCTTGCTTAAGTTATTTTTTGGAAAAGTTGATGCGGTAATAGCCACAAATAAGTCATTTGATCTTATGAAAGAACTTAACCCTCAAGTTGAAAAAAAACTAAAAATAATTGATTACACGCAATTACAAGCAACAAGCTTTGGATTTTTTAGAAAAGGTATAGATGCTAAAATGAAAACTACTTTGACTAGCGTATCAAAAGGACTTGGAAATGATGAGCGTGGCAAACAACTTTTGATGTTATACAAATCGCAAATCATTGTAGAAACTAAACTTGAAGATTTGAAACCTATAAAAGATCTTTACGAAAAATCTTTTATTCTTAGACAGGAGAGCAAATGA
- a CDS encoding diguanylate cyclase yields the protein MLDIKNIKILYVEDDINANEEVSYFLKQFTDQLYIAFNGKEGLAMFKEHGPDIVVTDIQMPIMNGIEMIENIKKINKDVFVIVITAFNETQHLLQAINLGISKYLLKPLNLKEFLLSVREISSRLNYQTLYQSLDKDGDILDVNQAWLDYLGFTKEEVIGKNFADFISKESMKQFEGNFSHLKQYGRVDNLRFFLKKKDDTYVDVILNGTSSYDENGKFIKTHCELKNLNILINLQDDVNQLLSNERYLKSLVSTHVLVISAIVNAFSKEKFLQDVCNAFIENVEFKFAFIALLKQENKLKVASQSLHEKIDVVQVMGEVFEINSTGGCPTCRAISEKKMIIVDDIEKLEEFPLKKIFVQEGIESIVSIPIVLKPSNELIGVITLTFKKKHTFQKDELELFSHISETIAFGLQAIANIEEKEELLKVLHTQATTDSLTLCANRHKGKEFLKDELERAKRYGRTLALIYLDIDDFKKINDKYGHDIGDKVLVEVASCIRANKRSSDVGVRWGGEEFLVILPENDCHGAVIMAEKLRGAFREIKLDNEIIVTASFGVVAFDGKDDWDTLIRRADNLMYKAKNSTKDSIVHQ from the coding sequence ATGTTAGACATTAAAAATATTAAAATTTTGTATGTTGAAGACGATATAAATGCAAATGAAGAAGTGTCATACTTCTTGAAGCAATTTACAGATCAATTATATATAGCTTTTAATGGGAAAGAGGGTTTGGCTATGTTCAAAGAACACGGGCCAGATATAGTTGTTACAGATATTCAGATGCCTATTATGAATGGTATTGAAATGATTGAAAATATCAAAAAAATAAACAAAGATGTCTTCGTTATAGTTATAACAGCTTTTAATGAAACACAGCATCTTCTTCAAGCTATTAATCTGGGAATAAGTAAATATTTACTCAAGCCATTAAATCTAAAAGAATTTCTCTTGAGTGTTAGAGAAATATCTTCTAGACTTAATTATCAAACACTCTACCAATCGCTTGATAAAGATGGAGATATACTAGATGTTAACCAAGCGTGGCTGGACTACCTTGGCTTTACAAAAGAAGAAGTCATTGGGAAAAATTTTGCTGACTTTATCAGCAAAGAGTCCATGAAACAATTTGAAGGTAATTTTTCGCATTTAAAACAGTATGGACGTGTAGATAATCTTCGTTTTTTTCTCAAGAAAAAAGATGATACTTATGTTGACGTTATTTTAAATGGAACATCAAGTTATGATGAAAATGGTAAATTTATAAAAACGCATTGTGAGTTAAAAAATCTTAATATCCTTATAAATTTACAAGATGATGTAAACCAATTGTTATCAAACGAGAGGTATCTTAAGTCGCTTGTTAGTACTCATGTATTGGTTATTAGTGCTATTGTTAATGCGTTTAGTAAAGAGAAATTTCTACAAGATGTTTGCAATGCTTTTATAGAAAATGTTGAATTTAAATTTGCTTTTATAGCTTTATTGAAGCAAGAGAATAAACTAAAAGTTGCTTCACAATCTCTTCATGAGAAAATAGATGTTGTTCAAGTTATGGGTGAAGTATTTGAGATTAATTCAACAGGTGGTTGTCCTACATGTAGAGCTATAAGTGAAAAAAAGATGATTATTGTTGATGATATTGAAAAACTAGAGGAATTTCCTTTGAAGAAAATTTTTGTGCAAGAGGGTATAGAGTCAATAGTCTCTATTCCAATAGTACTTAAACCAAGCAATGAATTGATAGGTGTGATTACTTTAACATTTAAGAAAAAACATACTTTCCAAAAAGATGAGTTAGAACTTTTTAGTCATATATCAGAGACGATAGCCTTTGGTTTGCAAGCTATAGCGAACATAGAAGAAAAAGAAGAGTTACTAAAAGTACTACACACGCAAGCTACAACAGACTCTCTTACTCTGTGTGCTAACCGACACAAGGGAAAAGAATTTTTAAAAGATGAGCTTGAACGAGCAAAGAGATATGGTAGGACATTGGCACTCATCTATCTTGATATTGATGATTTTAAAAAAATAAATGACAAATATGGGCATGACATTGGTGATAAAGTTTTAGTAGAAGTCGCAAGCTGTATACGAGCTAATAAACGTTCTTCAGATGTAGGAGTTCGTTGGGGTGGCGAAGAATTTTTAGTGATATTGCCTGAAAATGATTGTCATGGTGCGGTAATCATGGCAGAAAAACTTCGTGGCGCATTTAGGGAGATAAAACTAGATAATGAGATAATTGTAACAGCAAGTTTTGGTGTTGTTGCGTTTGATGGTAAAGATGATTGGGATACACTTATAAGAAGAGCGGACAACCTTATGTATAAAGCTAAAAATAGTACAAAAGATAGCATTGTACATCAATAA
- a CDS encoding DUF2237 family protein codes for MPKTQFVFEEVNVLGEFLEPCSLDPLTGFKRNGTCQVTPDNQGMHAVCIYASKEFLEYSKRTGNDLSTPMPQYNFPGVKPGQSWCLSGLRFAQAVKDGNAPQIFIHATHQAILQLVDLETLKKLAIDL; via the coding sequence ATGCCAAAAACTCAGTTTGTATTTGAAGAAGTAAACGTCTTGGGAGAGTTCCTGGAGCCATGTAGTTTAGACCCTCTTACTGGCTTTAAAAGAAATGGAACTTGTCAAGTAACTCCAGATAATCAAGGAATGCATGCCGTTTGCATTTATGCAAGTAAAGAGTTTTTGGAATACTCAAAACGCACTGGGAACGACCTCTCGACCCCCATGCCTCAGTACAACTTCCCTGGAGTAAAACCTGGTCAGAGCTGGTGCCTATCGGGACTTCGTTTCGCTCAAGCAGTAAAAGACGGAAACGCTCCACAGATATTTATACACGCTACTCATCAGGCCATACTACAGTTGGTTGACTTGGAGACCTTAAAAAAACTTGCTATAGATTTATAG
- a CDS encoding globin domain-containing protein, translating into MGLSQSTIAIVKATAASAAANAEAITTRMYEILFETHPETKEFFKDADPDQHKKLAGAVCVYAANIDNLGALSKAVEKMAKTHVLVKVQPEHYPIVGISLLSAVKDVLGDAATDEVLEAWKEAYFFLADILIAHEKELYKQQI; encoded by the coding sequence ATGGGTTTATCACAAAGTACAATTGCAATAGTAAAAGCAACTGCCGCTTCTGCAGCTGCTAATGCAGAAGCAATAACAACACGTATGTATGAAATTTTATTTGAAACACATCCTGAGACAAAAGAATTTTTTAAAGATGCAGATCCTGACCAACATAAAAAACTTGCTGGAGCTGTTTGTGTCTATGCAGCAAATATCGACAACTTAGGAGCTCTCTCTAAAGCAGTAGAAAAAATGGCAAAAACGCATGTCCTTGTAAAAGTTCAACCTGAGCACTATCCTATTGTAGGTATTTCACTACTTAGTGCGGTTAAAGATGTTCTTGGTGATGCAGCTACAGATGAAGTTCTCGAAGCTTGGAAAGAGGCATACTTCTTTTTGGCAGATATTTTAATCGCACACGAAAAAGAGCTTTACAAACAACAGATTTAG
- the nrtS gene encoding nitrate/nitrite transporter NrtS, whose product MKYFKIYGEIVISPNVINRALKVSLIVGTILNLINQGETLVTLDIANLNFIKLGLTYLVPYGVTTYTATAMKVEFLIGTKAIIDADLKCVKCGCEIHVKKNELIPECKKCGIKTHWKLK is encoded by the coding sequence ATGAAGTATTTTAAAATATATGGTGAGATAGTAATATCTCCAAATGTGATAAATAGAGCTTTAAAAGTTTCACTCATTGTTGGAACAATTCTAAACCTGATAAATCAAGGAGAAACTCTAGTTACATTGGATATTGCAAATCTAAATTTTATAAAGCTAGGTCTCACTTATTTAGTACCATATGGGGTAACAACATATACTGCAACTGCTATGAAAGTAGAATTTCTAATTGGAACAAAAGCAATTATTGATGCTGATTTAAAATGTGTCAAATGTGGATGCGAGATACATGTTAAGAAAAATGAACTCATACCAGAATGTAAAAAATGTGGAATTAAGACTCACTGGAAATTAAAATAA
- a CDS encoding DUF4282 domain-containing protein, which translates to MDFLTFKSFISIEALIIFYYIGALILPIGIWLLLLWLVRKYKLLNTSYEKGKEVIWKLLNREQKIKFVAIFVILFLFMQLFWRMFFEFLIAYMQIRDALLLT; encoded by the coding sequence ATGGATTTTCTTACTTTTAAAAGCTTTATTAGTATTGAGGCTTTAATAATATTTTATTATATAGGGGCACTTATATTGCCTATTGGTATATGGCTCTTACTTCTTTGGCTTGTACGAAAATATAAACTATTAAACACTTCATATGAAAAAGGGAAAGAAGTAATATGGAAATTGTTAAATAGAGAACAGAAAATTAAGTTTGTAGCAATTTTTGTGATTTTATTTCTGTTTATGCAACTATTTTGGCGAATGTTTTTTGAGTTTTTAATTGCTTACATGCAGATAAGGGATGCGTTATTACTCACTTAA